The following coding sequences lie in one Palaemon carinicauda isolate YSFRI2023 chromosome 7, ASM3689809v2, whole genome shotgun sequence genomic window:
- the LOC137643504 gene encoding lachesin-like yields the protein MNSSYLFVLLLFNIADNTRGIRGKDSPSPKGPHFAKDMPSSVVAAVGTPAHIPCKVRNLGNKTVTWIRHKYSEVLTADSYSFTRDERISARRDPSSEGFVLFFNHSRPSDTGYYNCSISTEPAITKSVKLEVVSDNTRGIRGKDSPSPKGPHFAKDMPSSVVAAVGTPAHIPCKVRNLGNKTVTWIRHKDSEVLTADSYTFIADERISAHRDPSSEDWVLVLRHSRPSDTGYYICSLSPKPAIAKSVKLEVVCE from the exons ATGAATAGTTCATATCTCTTTGTCTTATTACTCTTCAATATAG CTGACAACACCCGAGGGATACGAGGCAAAGATTCGCCTTCTCCCAAAGGACCGCATTTCGCGAAGGATATGCCCTCGTCCGTTGTAGCAGCCGTTGGGACTCCTGCTCACATCCCTTGCAAAGTTAGGAATCTCGGTAACAAAACT GTGACCTGGATTCGTCACAAGTACTCGGAGGTACTAACTGCTGATTCCTATTCATTCACCAGGGACGAGAGGATTTCCGCTCGCAGAGACCCTTCGTCAGAGGGCTTTgtccttttctttaatcattcacGGCCTTCTGACACCGGCTACTACAATTGTTCCATTTCTACAGAGCCAGCGATTACTAAAAGCGTGAAACTCGAAGTTGTTT CTGACAACACCCGAGGGATACGAGGCAAAGATTCGCCTTCTCCCAAAGGACCGCATTTCGCGAAGGATATGCCCTCGTCCGTTGTAGCAGCCGTTGGGACTCCTGCTCACATCCCTTGCAAAGTTAGGAATCTCGGTAACAAAACT GTGACCTGGATTCGTCACAAGGACTCGGAGGTACTAACTGCTGATTCCTATACATTCATCGCCGACGAGAGGATTTCCGCTCACAGAGATCCTTCATCAGAGGACTGGGTCCTTGTCCTTAGGCATTCACGGCCTTCTGACACCGGCTACTACATTTGTTCCCTTTCTCCGAAGCCAGCGATTGCTAAAAGCGTGAAACTCGAAGTTGTTTGTGAGTAG
- the LOC137644212 gene encoding dynein heavy chain-like, with amino-acid sequence MIVLDYSTIVEDYVVLDYSTIVEDYVVLDYSTIVEDYVVLDYSTIVEDYVVLDYSTIVEDYVVLDYSTIVEDYVVLDYSTIVLDYSMIVLDYSTIVEDYVVLDYSTIVEDYVVLDYSTIVEDYVVLDYSTIVEDYVVLDYSTIVEDYVVLDYITIVLDYSMIVLDYSTIVEDYVVLNYSTIVEDYVVLDYSTIVEDYVVLDYSTIVEDYVVLDYSTIVLDYSMIVLDYSTIVEDYVVLDYSTIVEDYVVLDYSTIVEDYVVLDYSAIVLNYSTIVEDYVVLDYSTIVLDYSTIVEDYVVLDYSMIVLDYSMIVLDYSTIVEDYVVLDYSTIVEDYVVLDYSTIVEDYVVLDYSAIVLDYSTIVED; translated from the coding sequence ATGATAGTTCTAGATTACAGTACGATAGTtgaagattatgtagttttagattacagtacgatagttgaagattatgtagttttagattacagtacgatagttgaagattatgtagttttagattacAGTACGATAGTTGAAGATTACGTAGTTTTAGATTACAGTACGATAGTtgaagattatgtagttttagattacAGTACGATAGTTGAAGATTACGTAGTTTTAGATTACAGTACGATAGTTTTAGATTACAGTATGATAGTTCTAGATTACAGTACGATAGTtgaagattatgtagttttagattacAGTACGATAGTTGAAGATTATGTAGTTCTAGATTACAGTACGATAGTTGAAGATTACGTAGTTTTAGATTACAGTACGATAGTtgaagattatgtagttttagattacAGTACGATAGTTGAAGATTACGTAGTTTTAGATTACATTACGATAGTTTTAGATTACAGTATGATAGTTCTAGATTACAGTACGATAGTTGAAGATTATGTAGTTTTAAATTACAGTACGATAGTTGAAGATTATGTAGTTCTAGATTACAGTACGATAGTTGAAGATTACGTAGTTTTAGATTACAGTACGATAGTtgaagattatgtagttttagattacAGTACGATAGTTTTAGATTACAGTATGATAGTTCTAGATTACAGTACGATAGTtgaagattatgtagttttagattacagtacgatagttgaagattatgtagttttagattacagtacgatagttgaagattatgtagttttagattacAGTGCGATAGTTCTAAATTACAGTACGATAGTtgaagattatgtagttttagattacAGTACGATAGTTCTAGATTACAGTACGATAGTTGAAGATTACGTAGTTTTAGATTACAGTATGATAGTTCTAGATTACAGTATGATAGTTCTAGATTACAGTACGATAGTtgaagattatgtagttttagattacAGTACGATAGTTGAAGATTACGTAGTTTTAGATTACAGTACGATAGTTGAAGATTACGTAGTTTTAGATTACAGTGCGATAGTTCTAGATTACAGTACGATAGTTGAAGATTAA